Part of the Methanobrevibacter arboriphilus JCM 13429 = DSM 1125 genome, GGAATTAAACCTGTTAAAAAAAGGTGTTGTTAATTTTTAAAATAGTTTTAATGAGTATGTTTTTCGCATCAGATATTTCATACGTTGTTAGTGAGCTTAAAAGAAGCCATGAGTTGAGAAAGTCTTTAGGATTTAATCAAGTTCCAGAATCAAATCAAATATATGAATTTTTGGCAAGATTTAATCAAAATCAAATACTTGAATTCGTGATTAAAACATTAAATAAGGAATTTAAACCAATTAAAAGAGGAAAACGCACAGTTTTAATTGATGGAACCGATATACAGGTTGATATGAACTGGAACAAGCAAAATTACACTAAAAAATTTCTCGAGAAAAAAGGGCTTTATTGGGCCAAATCAGCTTCAAAAGGGTTTTATATAGGATTTAAATTAACTTTAGCACTTGATTATCACACTGGACAACCATTGACCATGTTAATACATAAAGGATCTAAGCATGACTCCGAATTATTCCCTGAAATAATGGAAAAACTAAGAAAAAGAAGAATAATAAGAAACAAAGACATTATAATAGCAGATAAAGGATATATAAGTTTTAATAATTATCGTGAGGGAATTTTAAAGTATAAAATAGTTCCATTAATATTTCCAAAAGAAAACATGAAAATAAACAAAATTTTAAGCCAATTCAATTATCCTTTAGAATATTTCAAAGTTAAAAACAAAAAAGAAGACATTTACAAAGAATTAGTTTCTAAATTCAAAAAACTAATCACCAAATGGAAGAAATTTAAAAAAATAAGAGGAAAAATCGAAGATTTCTTCAAATTAACCAAAAAAGGACTGAAAAATAACAAATTCCACAAATATACAAAAGAATCCATAGCAAAAACAAGTTATCTGCTTGTACTTTTAACAGGACTCATCATAAAACAAGGATACAACGAATCAGAGAGCATGCAAAAGCTCTCAGAAACCTAAAAATCTAGCACCCTAAAAATAATTATAAAAATAATTATAAAAAATTATAAAAATAGTAAATTATCATCATAAATATAAACATAAAAAGAACATCAAAAGATGTTACTTTTTATATTTGGTGTTTGATCGAATCCGCCTTTCAATCTACAACTAGTAAAGTACATATAAAACTATGAAAATTCATCTGATAAATAACTCTTATAAAATTCATCTTTTTAATAGTTTTATTAACAATGTAACTTAACTTCACTTCTTTTATTAATTGTGCATACTATATAAAGGTTTTGGTTTATTTTTAAAAAAAACCAGTGATTTGTGCTCTTTTTAGGAAATAAAGAAGCATTAAAAGGAATTGGATTAACTATATTAACATCTCAAAGATTTATACTTTGTTTCAGCTAAATCAGCATGACTATGACATATTCTATAAAATAAGACTTTATCTAACCTTTTAATAATTCTAAATTTTATTTTAAAAATCCTTTTTTTATTAATTCATCTCTTAAAAGTTATTATGAGCATCAATAGGATTTTTTTCATGTAAAAAATCTGTCTATGTTCTTTGTTTGTTTATTAATCTTCTTTTTCCTGTGTTAATCTTTTTAATTCTTTTTTTTAAAAATATTTTTATTTAAATTAAGATAAAAAATAATTTTTCATTATCCTGAAATTTTTAAGCCAACTATTCCACCTATTACTAACATTATACAGAATATTCTAATCATTGACTTTGTTTCACCTAAAAAAACCATTCCTATAATAGCTACTCCAACAGCACCAATAGCTGTCCATACAGCATATGCAGTTCCAATTGGTATATATTTCAATGCTAGAGAAAGGAAAAATAAGCTTAAAACCATAATGATAACGGTTGTTATAGACATTAAAACATTTGTAAAGCCTTCTGAGAATTTAAGAGATATTGCCCATCCAATCTCTGAGATTCCT contains:
- a CDS encoding DMT family transporter gives rise to the protein MNPWIFLIIAGISEIGWAISLKFSEGFTNVLMSITTVIIMVLSLFFLSLALKYIPIGTAYAVWTAIGAVGVAIIGMVFLGETKSMIRIFCIMLVIGGIVGLKISG
- a CDS encoding transposase, whose translation is MLIFKIVLMSMFFASDISYVVSELKRSHELRKSLGFNQVPESNQIYEFLARFNQNQILEFVIKTLNKEFKPIKRGKRTVLIDGTDIQVDMNWNKQNYTKKFLEKKGLYWAKSASKGFYIGFKLTLALDYHTGQPLTMLIHKGSKHDSELFPEIMEKLRKRRIIRNKDIIIADKGYISFNNYREGILKYKIVPLIFPKENMKINKILSQFNYPLEYFKVKNKKEDIYKELVSKFKKLITKWKKFKKIRGKIEDFFKLTKKGLKNNKFHKYTKESIAKTSYLLVLLTGLIIKQGYNESESMQKLSET